In Syngnathus scovelli strain Florida chromosome 12, RoL_Ssco_1.2, whole genome shotgun sequence, the genomic window TACTCAGTGAGTTAGCTTCTTTATCTTCAGCCTAATTGCTAAAACTCAACCAATCAAACGTATTCGTCCCTTGGCCGTTGATACGTTCCTCGGGCTCGCCAAGCATGTCACGTGTCCTCTGCCTTTAGTGATAATCTGTGCAACGTGGGCAATTTCCCAAGTGCCCCTAAATTCTTTGCAGGGTGCTGGGCGAAGTCACACACGTCTTTAAAAGGGCAACGCCTTTCTCTACCTTTGGGGTGCTGCTGTCCGCGTCCAGGAATAACCACAAGCACATGTGGTCGCGGCACATGCTGCCTGCACTCCATTTATCGCCTCAGGCTCCTTGGGAAAAGGGAACACGTCCTGGTCACGGGGCAGCTCAGCGGCTCACCCACAAGTGCATTCAATATGGAACTTGTCGTGACAAGTGGCAGAATATTTCAGTTATTCAGCTATAACTGCAAATTGTTGGACTTGGGTGTCTTGCTCTCTACCGAGTAACATTCCTACTTCTTGTTGCAACTATTCGGTCTGCATTCCCCCTTCCCAATGGGCATCTCTTcaagtgcatgcatgtgtgtgcgtgtgtgtgtctcctcCGCAGGGCGGCAACAACGCGGGACACACCGTGGTGGTCGACTCAGTGGAGTACGACTTCCACCTCCTCCCCAGCGGCATCATTAACCCCAACGTCACCGCCTTCATCGGTGCGTCTTGCTCAGCGTCGCCCCAGAAGTGCCATTTCCACGCCGCCACCTTCTCGTCATCCATTTGGACGACCCACCCCCTTACTAGCTGGAGCGCTCCCACTTCTGTTTAGTGCCATCAACACGCCTTTTTGTGCCTGTTCCCTTTTAACTGCCCTCAAGCGTAACGATTCTGACTTGTAGCCAAATGTCAATGGATCTGCATTCACTTCATTAACTAACGGGGTTAAAATGTCCCCCGGTCCACTTTTCACCAAGCGTTCTTCTGCTTTTGTTCTTTCCACACCAGGTAACGGTGTGGTGATCCACCTCCCGGGACTGTTTGAAGAGGCCGCAAAGAACGAGCGAAAAGGCAAAAGTGAGTTGATGTGTACGTGCGGCGCTGGCTTCTGTCAACACGTCGAGCGTTAAACTGTCTTTGGGCAAGCAGGTCTGAAAGACTGGGAGAAAAGGTTAATCATCTCAGACCGGGCACACATTGGTGAGTCCCGTCTGCGAGgtccgtgcgtgtgtgcgtgtatgcgtgtgtgtgtgcgcctgtgtgtgtgtgtgtgtgcgtgtgtgagcgaGTGTGTGAGCGAGTGTGTGAGCGAGTGTGTGAGCGAGTGTGTGAGCGAGTGTGCGAGCGAGTGTGCGAGCGAGTGTGCGAGCGAGTGTgcgagcgagtgtgtgtgtgtgcgcgtgtgtgtgcgagcgGGCGAGTGTGTGTGATCGAGTGTGTTTTTCAACCCTCTCTGTGGCTTCTCTGCAGTGTTTGACTTCCACCAAGCCGTGGACGGCGTTCAAGAGCAGCTGAGGCAAGAGCAAGTAGGCAAGAAGTAAGGAAACAAGCACACACCTTGACCAAAACTAGTTTTAAGCGTGTCAAAAAAGAATTACACAATGGATATTAttttaatgttgttgtttttctgacaGGTTAATGTGAAAACAAAATTAAGTGTAGGTGGTGTTTGTGTACGTTACAAAATAGATTTCAAAAGCATAATACAAGAGTAACATCtcgtaaaaaacatttttgaattaAGTTTATGTGCAGATGCAATCAAAAAATATTCTACACACAATACACTCACCTCTCAAAGTCTCGGCTTGGAATGGTCaatttgatgtttttatttcGCATAGTCTGAAAGGATTAGTATTTGATTTACAATAATCCCTCATTTTCCACTGGGTTATGTTCCGAAAAGAGTCCGTGATAGGCGAAATCTGTGAAGTAGAAACCTTGATTGTTTTTACCATTATTATACATGTATAACATTGATATATTGAAAGAACAAAACCTGTTTTCAGGCCCAAGCATTTGTGAAGTAAAGAAGAGAAGTAAACACTTTCTTACAAATAACTACACTAAAATAATTTAATCATCAATACGAAGTACGTACTGTCGTCATATGTCTTGCTATTGATTGGTTATACTAAAACTCAGAGGATTTGTAACATAACACCTCAAGTTTAGGTGAGTATAAGTCTCCGATTCCATCTCAAACGCGGTTGAGCATGCATTTTACCTGATTTGGAAAATCATCACATAAGAGCTACTGCAACTGTCTGACTGAACAGTTTCCATAAACGTACGTACGTAGAGCGTTCCACACTTGTGCTTGTTGACGGTATCATCTTTACTTTTACTATTAACGGCATATGTGAAGAATGTCGAGCGGGGGCCTGCGGAGCATTTCGTTTATTAGAAAACAGGCTCCAGTGATTGCTCTTGTAAGCTTACGCAACTTCATCTCCTTAAAGCCCGAGACGCTCTGCcaaaatgcgtgtgtgtgttagagAGCGAGAGAATGCTTTTAAAGGCTCGGGTAGATTGCTGCAAGCAACGAGCTGGTGTCTTTCCAACATCTTTAGGCATCCTTCAAGTGGCGCTCCGATGTCAAGGCGCGCCTTACCAAATCTTTCTTAACAACACAGACACAAAGCAATAATGATGATCGCAGAGATTCATTTACAGGTCACGACCACAAGAATAAGCACATAATCAGTAATGTTAGTGCAAATCGTATTATTTGGAGTGCAGATATATATTTACAGTGTTTTGCATTCCTGTTTGGACCTCTCTCATTCAAGGACAGCAAATGAAATGGAATCGTGACTACCGCTCTTCCGCTTTTGTTTTTGGCAAACTGGTTTGAAAAGGCTGTTTTTTGTTGCTTTCATTGGAGAATTTACTACTTGCGGTCTGCAAATTTTGGGGGATGGTTTTTATCAATCCTGTTCCTTTTTCCATAATATAGAGATTGCATTTTGTTCTTTTTACTGTACCAAATGTGAACCAAACTGTTTTGTTTCCTGTTCTGTAGCTACACACTTTGCCGGTGTTAATGATGAAATCCAATAGCCATCACGTGTGAGGATAGTTACCGTGCACGTTCAGCTAATTGCCCGTGTGAGTGTCATGTTACTGGTTAGCAAGTCAAAAAGGGAAAACGCGGTGTCGGCAAAAAGCAGGTGCTCCTGAAGTCTCGAGGGGCATTTAGCGGTGCGTAAAAAGTTTCTGATGGTCATGTGCTAAATCCAAATATTCAAGCGTCTCTTGAGTAAAGGTGACATCACATTGTTACAATGACATGCTAATTTTGTCTTTGTTCTTGGCTTAGCCTGGGGACGACAAAGAAGGGCATCGGTCCGGTGTATTCGACCAAAGCGGCACGCAGCGGCCTCAGGATATGCGACCTGCTGGCCGACTTCACGCACTTCTCCGAGAGGTTTGCCGGACCTCCGTCGTATGCCACTTTCCTACAGGAATGCAGTCTTCTACCCGATTCTTCAAACAGTTCATTTTTTTGAACGCCGCAGGTACAAAGTCTTGGCCCGGCAGTACCAGGCTATGTACCCCAGTCTGCACATAGACATGGACGGCGAGCTGGCCAGATTAAAGGTAAAGActgtaaaaatacaaataagtgCGCTAAAAATGTGCTTCACAAATGTTTTATCCCCCCAGACGTACGTGGAGCAGATCAAGCCAATGGTGAGGGACGGTGTGCACTACATGTACGAGGCTCTTCACGGGCCTTCCAAGAACATCCTGGTGGAGGGAGCCAACGCAGCACTGTTGGACATCGACTTTGGTCAGTCGTGAAGCGCACACATTCTTCAATTGTGTATGACTAAACACACACAGTAGTTGTAGTGCCATTCACCTATTGTGGATTTTTTCTGCTAAACAGATTTTGCGGAAAACATCATGCTGTGcctgaaaaatattttcatagcTTTAACTGTATGCAAGAGGGGTCTTGGTCATGTTTTTGAGGGGCCGCAAAAGCAACATTCTGCTCCGAGGGTAATTAAAGTCACGCATGACTTTTGTTGGGCATTACCGGAGAACCTTCGGTGCAATCGACACGCCGCATTGCCAGCGGTGTCCGGTCGCAGCCACTCGACCTGAACCAGCTGCCTTGCCAACTATATCAGGACTTGCTAAATTAAACGTGTCACGCCAACCCACCAGTGGTgtgaaatttcaaattttactcCTTACTTTTGAAAACAGCCAAAATTAAGAGTAAGAGTAACCCTAACGAGCGAGATCATAATATTCTTAACAACTTTGTCTTTTTCAGGGACGTACCCGTTTGTGACGTCTTCCAACTGTACGGTGGGTGGGGTGTGCACGGGTCTCGGCATGCCGCCGCAGAATGTCGGCCAGGTCTATGGAGTGGTCAAGGCCTACACCACCCGGGTGGGCATCGGGGCCTTCCCTTCTGAACAGAACAATGTAAGGCATTGACAACAAACAAAGCTGTCTTGAAAGATGGCTCCGTAATACTTTTTAACATCAATTCATCAAAAGTGAGCATTTCCTTTCTGTACCAATTTTTTCTACTTCACCTTTTCCTTGTGAGCCAAAATTTATCTTAACTTGCTTGCGCCTTTTTCTGGCCTTCAGGACATTGGTGAGCTGCTGCAGAGCCGTGGCAAGGAGGTCGGGGTGACCACGGGCAGAAAGCGGCGCTGTGGTTGGCTCGACCTGGTGCTCATCAAATACGCGCACATGATCAACGGCTTCACAGCGTGAGTTAACCACCTCGCACGCAAATATTTGTTGCCGGCTAACTCCCTTTCCACTCTCGTAGTTTAGCACTAACCAAACTGGACATACTTGACGTCCTCCCGGAGATCAAAGTGGGCGTGGCGTACAAAGTTGACGGGCAAACTATACCGCACTTCCCCGGTGAgtgatgatgttttttttttttttttaaaccactgtAAATGCGAGGATGTGGTATTCAATTGTTGTGACCATGTGGGCAGCCAACCAGGAGGTTCTCTTGCATG contains:
- the LOC125978952 gene encoding adenylosuccinate synthetase isozyme 2, which encodes MSESGCQEPATRPGIPSVGNRVTVVLGAQWGDEGKGKVVDLLAQDADMVCRCQGGNNAGHTVVVDSVEYDFHLLPSGIINPNVTAFIGNGVVIHLPGLFEEAAKNERKGKSLKDWEKRLIISDRAHIVFDFHQAVDGVQEQLRQEQVGKNLGTTKKGIGPVYSTKAARSGLRICDLLADFTHFSERYKVLARQYQAMYPSLHIDMDGELARLKTYVEQIKPMVRDGVHYMYEALHGPSKNILVEGANAALLDIDFGTYPFVTSSNCTVGGVCTGLGMPPQNVGQVYGVVKAYTTRVGIGAFPSEQNNDIGELLQSRGKEVGVTTGRKRRCGWLDLVLIKYAHMINGFTALALTKLDILDVLPEIKVGVAYKVDGQTIPHFPANQEVLLHVEVQYETLPGWNTNTTSARSFDELPENAQKYVCFIEEHVGVPVKWIGVGKSRESMIQRF